One segment of Brassica napus cultivar Da-Ae chromosome C3, Da-Ae, whole genome shotgun sequence DNA contains the following:
- the LOC106385369 gene encoding ras-related protein RABA5d yields the protein MSSDEEGGEEYLFKIVIIGDSAVGKSNLLSRYARNEFNAHSKATIGVEFQTQSMEIEGKDVKAQIWDTAGQERFRAVTSAYYRGAVGALVVYDISRRSTFESVARWLDELKTHSDTTVARMLVGNKCDLDNMRAVSVEEGKALAETQGLFFMETSALDSTNVKTAFEMVIRDIYANVSRKQLNSDTHKAELKWNSRVSLVKDDNKGSTQGFGFSCCSSS from the exons ATGTCGTCCGATGAAGAAGGAGGAGAGGAGTACCTCTTCAAGATCGTGATAATCGGCGACTCAGCCGTCGGGAAGTCGAACTTACTCTCTCGCTACGCGCGAAACGAGTTCAACGCCCATTCGAAAGCCACGATCGGCGTCGAGTTCCAGACGCAGAGCATGGAGATCGAAGGCAAAGATGTCAAAGCTCAGATTTGGGACACTGCTGGTCAAGAACGCTTCCGTGCCGTCACATCCGCGTACTACCGCGGCGCCGTCGGTGCGCTCGTCGTCTACGACATCAGCCGTCGCTCCACCTTCGAAAGCGTCGCACGTTGGCTTGATGAGCTCAAGA CACATTCAGATACAACGGTGGCGAGGATGCTAGTGGGAAACAAGTGCGACCTAGACAACATGAGAGCGGTGAGCGTGGAAGAAGGCAAAGCCCTAGCGGAAACACAAGGACTATTCTTCATGGAAACATCGGCTCTCGATTCGACAAACGTTAAAACAGCTTTTGAAATGGTAATCCGTGACATCTACGCCAATGTTAGCAGGAAACAACTCAACTCCGATACGCATAAAGCCGAACTGAAGTGGAACAGTCGAGTGAGTCTCGTTAAGGACGACAATAAGGGATCTACACAAGGTTTCGGTTTCTCTTGCTGTTCTTCCTCTTGA